In a genomic window of Thunnus thynnus chromosome 16, fThuThy2.1, whole genome shotgun sequence:
- the LOC137199250 gene encoding adenosine receptor A3, whose translation MAEALQTLYAVLMVVSGVASICGNLLLLLVLLLHKDLQADTLGLTLSFSLSDLALGLSIIPFGVYNSLARPGGYTSEGVLCQGSGFIFLLLQTSSIHSLTWATVDKFTEICFALSYCSIWTAGRSRVVLALVWSFCLLNAVLPLLGFGSYAYSESRFLCCPSFTPDNRHYVVLWMLAGIVAPILTMCSLYGYIVYVARKQARRGTFMCNELHCFYVPANNYLRSSIVMVTTSVCLLVCWLPYISVCLYETFSGQQSPAVTSALSAWLVLTSAALNPWITCMMQT comes from the exons ATGGCCGAGGCTCTGCAGACACTATACGCCGTCCTGATGGTTGTGTCGGGCGTGGCTTCCATCTGCGggaacctcctcctcctgctggtGCTCCTCCTCCACAAGGATCTCCAGGCGGACACGCTGGGCCTCACCCTGAGCTTCAGCCTCAGTGACCTGGCCCTCGGACTCTCCATCATCCCCTTCGGAGTCTACAACAGCCTGGCTCGGCCCGGTGGGTACACCAGCGAGGGGGTCCTGTGTCAGGGCAGCGGCTTCATCTTCCTCCTGCTGCAGACATCCTCCATACACTCGCTGACGTGGGCCACCGTCGACAAGTTCACCGAGATCTGCTTTGCACTCAGCTACTGCAGCATCTGGACGGCCGGACGGAGCCGGGTGGTGCTGGCGCTGGTCTGGTCCTTCTGCCTGCTGAACGCTGTCCTGCCCCTGCTGGGGTTTGGCAGCTACGCCTACAGCGAGTCACGGTTCCTCTGCTGCCCGAGCTTCACGCCCGACAACAGGCATTACGTGGTGCTGTGGATGTTAGCGGGCATCGTGGCGCCAATCCTCACCATGTGCTCTCTGTATGGATACATCGTTTATGTGGCCCGGAAACAGGCCAGGAGGGGAACCTTCATGTGCAATGAGCTACACTGCTTCTACGTTCCTGCCAACAATTACCTGAGGAGCTCCATCGTCATGGTCACAACCTCAG TGTGTCTGCTGGTCTGCTGGTTGCCCTacatctctgtgtgtctgtacgAGACGTTCAGCGGTCAGCAGAGTCCCGCGGTGACCTCTGCCCTCTCCGCTTGGCTAGTCCTGACCAGCGCCGCCCTCAACCCCTGGATCACCTGCATGATGCAGACGTGA